The following nucleotide sequence is from Trifolium pratense cultivar HEN17-A07 linkage group LG2, ARS_RC_1.1, whole genome shotgun sequence.
CCGGTCACCACTTTCGACAGGATACATTTTTTCAGTTTGTACTTTTTTCCTatcattctctttttcttcattgcAATTTTATCTTATTGCTCATCATCGCattcctttctttctttctttagtTTTCGCCTCACTTTCTACCTTCATAGTCACAAGACTCACACCAAGTTTGGTACGCGATTTCTGCCAGGTATTCAAATTCCACTCCTTTtacttattataataattattgttaGGGTTTCACAATATGTCATTGTCTGAACTAATAATtgtgttattttctttattatctTTGTTTTGGTCCTAGTGGTTGGACACAATAATGCAAACGCTTAAAGGTGATGTTGCTGTTACTACCATTGCTCTTCAGGTAACCAACAAattggttgtttttttttttcttttcaaaaggTAGGATTGTCTGATTTTTACTGTAATGGTCTGATGATGTTCATTAATGAATATATTTCAGCCGGGGGGACTGATACCTTCAAATAGCcccatttttttctctaaataTTCAATACCAGAAGGTGTCCAGGTAGGTGCTGTTCTATCCCGGATACCATCTAACAAGTTTGGCTGTCATTATTCATATGCTAGTATTTATCTCTATATGCTATGCTACTGTATCCTGCTTTCCTAATTAGTTATTTCAAATTTAACAAATATTCATGCTAAATGACACTGTTTTCAACTCTTCAGGGTCTTAAAGGCATTAGGTACCTTCGAAAAGCAAAAACAGTCTTTAGACAGGTCAGTTTCAGATTCTATCATATCAAATGCTAATGATAAACTTGAGCAAAATCTCTTATGTTcgttaataaatatttttcaccAGGAGCAACTGATACCTTCAAATAGACCCATTTTTTCctcaaaatattcaacaagtGCAGATGTGCAGGTATTATTCTATCCTAGATAACATCTAACAAGTTTGGCTGTCATCATTCATATGTTAGTATGGAGTTTAAGACATTATTTATCTCTATATGCTATGCTACTGTATCCTGCTTTCCTAATTAGTTATTTGAAATTTAACAAATATTGTATGCTAAATGACACTGTTTTCAACTCTTCAGGGTCTTAAAGGCATTAGGTACCATCGaaaagccaaaacagtttttaGACAGGTCAGCTTCAGATTCTATCATATCAAATGCTAATGTTAAACTTGACCAAAACCAAAGCTGTTGCTGAGGTTTGAATTGGCTCAATTTTGGTTCTTTGAGTAAGTGTTTTGAATAGCGGGATTTTAGAAAAACCTTGAAATATCTTTACATGCATCTACTATgccaaaaataagttttaataatGGTATTTGTACAACACTTTTAATATCCCTAAACACCTTATACAACCTTTTATGATATCAAGCGCTATTAAGAGCAAGTCATCAAAGATAtagaaaactaaataaaaaaagcaCTTTACCTCATTCTCACGCTCACAAACATCTAAATGCAACTTCCTTCCCCATTTACTTACTTAATAATGGTTTCTTTCAAATCTACCAAAAAACATCATCAACCAAGTACGGTCACAAATCAGCCGTCGAACTTCCGTTGTCCTCAAACACCGTCGTCACCATTGTAATTGTAGTAGTCGTGGTTTAGTCCATTGTGtcagctctctctctctcgttgCAGTGGTGTTGTCCCCCTTGTCCCTGTTACCCTGTTCTAACTTCCCTGTAGTCGTATTTATTCGCCATCCTATTCTCGGAGCAGCCATCACAGGTTTCTCCCTTAGACACCTCTCGTTTTCATTGTGGCTTAAGCAAGAAGATTGCACTATTTTAAAGGCAGAAATACAAGAGAAGACAATATTCAACTTTAAAATATAGAATAGAATTATTGTTGCCAATGTCAACACAGAAAAAATTAATTCACTGTgtctgaaaaagaaaaaaaacttcataATTGCATGGTCAGGGAGAGAAGGGAAAG
It contains:
- the LOC123906725 gene encoding uncharacterized protein LOC123906725 isoform X2 → MPPQSELDGRSIYRPFKFPRPLSEPENTIPFLRHLAGKLTSLSKIKIYFLSYEELTSLVEYELSRLTDDEFYRLMEAEIFPFLPIVLQAFFSLIYHFARKAKQHKEQQQTTRPVTTFDRIHFFIFASLSTFIVTRLTPSLVRDFCQWLDTIMQTLKGDVAVTTIALQPGGLIPSNSPIFFSKYSIPEGVQGLKGIRYLRKAKTVFRQEQLIPSNRPIFSSKYSTSADVQGLKGIRYHRKAKTVFRQAKRKQTS